A single region of the Photobacterium sanguinicancri genome encodes:
- a CDS encoding LysR family transcriptional regulator has protein sequence MQKLHKRVERYVLFSEVAKLLSFAKAADSLAISRSFLSSQIKQLEKELGTSLLIRSTRQVRLTPAGFKVLEKMQEINGAIISMERELDQSKSEISGLLRITAPEMFSQSHLTEICHRFKQKHQNIEFEIDVSHNLHDLTQSPFDLAIRSTETPPENMVAKKLTSYQHICCASPEYLEKFTHPEQPLDLMDHHCLSTPQIRTWPFYDGQTRVDVDIQGPFSANNQFLLLHAAMQGQGIIKAPDYLVQPALKSGELVQVLENYFICKNDMFLIYPQVLRRSASLSAFIDFMQQWFSADPVKR, from the coding sequence ATGCAAAAACTACATAAACGCGTGGAGCGCTACGTTCTTTTTAGCGAAGTGGCCAAATTATTAAGCTTCGCCAAAGCAGCAGACAGTTTAGCGATTTCTCGCAGCTTTCTTTCAAGCCAAATCAAGCAACTAGAAAAAGAATTAGGGACCAGTTTGCTGATCCGCTCAACGCGGCAAGTACGCCTCACACCGGCAGGCTTTAAAGTACTGGAGAAGATGCAGGAGATTAACGGCGCTATAATCAGCATGGAGCGCGAGTTAGATCAGAGTAAAAGCGAGATAAGCGGATTACTTAGGATCACGGCGCCAGAAATGTTTAGCCAATCCCACTTGACTGAGATCTGCCATCGCTTCAAACAAAAACATCAGAATATCGAGTTTGAAATTGATGTTAGCCATAACCTACATGACCTTACTCAAAGCCCTTTTGATCTAGCGATTCGATCAACAGAAACACCACCCGAAAATATGGTGGCTAAAAAACTGACGAGTTATCAGCATATTTGCTGTGCTTCACCTGAATACTTAGAAAAGTTTACGCATCCTGAGCAACCACTCGACCTCATGGATCACCATTGTTTATCCACCCCTCAGATCAGAACTTGGCCCTTTTATGATGGTCAAACTCGGGTAGACGTGGATATACAAGGCCCGTTTTCCGCGAATAACCAATTTTTATTGTTGCATGCCGCCATGCAGGGGCAAGGCATCATCAAGGCGCCAGATTATTTGGTTCAGCCCGCGCTAAAATCGGGAGAATTGGTGCAAGTATTGGAAAACTATTTTATTTGCAAAAACGACATGTTCCTTATCTATCCGCAGGTACTCCGTCGCAGCGCCAGCTTATCGGCTTTTATTGATTTTATGCAGCAGTGGTTTAGCGCCGATCCCGTCAAGCGTTAG
- a CDS encoding LysR family transcriptional regulator: MYSFEQLKIFVTVCESGSFSAAARKLKRAQSGVSQSVANLEVAINQKLFTRDKNVPRLTSNGQALLPIAKSILSQQQHFDQKIESLDNAIENELVIAIDECLVTPNVLDVLSLMAEQFPITHFEVITASTYDAEELVRTNKAHVGIIFADGELREDMDFFTLGQTRFLNVTALTHPLANLAVVQDSDLKMHRQIVHRNATQKELWFSYGISAKFWYANDHNMLAKLACQGIGWALIPDEIALPLIAQGKLVALPVAHEKDGWLTTTGCLVSRCHSSGPVLERLLEELQFT; this comes from the coding sequence ATGTACAGTTTCGAGCAACTAAAAATTTTTGTCACTGTGTGTGAATCTGGGTCATTTTCTGCAGCTGCGCGTAAACTCAAGCGAGCTCAATCTGGCGTAAGTCAATCAGTAGCAAATTTAGAGGTAGCGATTAACCAAAAATTGTTTACGCGAGATAAAAATGTCCCCCGTTTAACGAGCAATGGTCAGGCTTTATTGCCTATCGCAAAGTCTATTTTAAGCCAACAGCAACATTTCGACCAAAAGATCGAATCACTCGATAACGCCATTGAAAATGAATTAGTCATCGCAATTGACGAGTGCCTAGTGACGCCAAATGTATTGGATGTACTCTCTCTGATGGCAGAGCAATTTCCTATCACCCATTTTGAGGTAATTACTGCCTCTACCTATGATGCTGAAGAGCTGGTTCGTACCAATAAAGCACATGTTGGGATCATTTTTGCAGATGGTGAGTTAAGAGAAGATATGGATTTTTTCACTCTTGGTCAGACGCGTTTTTTAAATGTCACAGCACTGACTCACCCTCTGGCCAACCTAGCCGTTGTCCAAGATTCAGATTTAAAAATGCACCGCCAAATAGTACATCGCAATGCGACACAAAAAGAATTGTGGTTTAGCTATGGCATCAGCGCTAAATTTTGGTACGCCAATGACCATAATATGTTGGCTAAGTTAGCATGCCAAGGAATAGGCTGGGCACTTATTCCAGATGAAATAGCACTGCCGTTAATCGCACAAGGGAAGTTAGTAGCACTACCCGTTGCGCATGAAAAAGATGGCTGGCTAACCACAACGGGTTGCTTAGTCTCACGCTGTCATTCATCGGGCCCGGTGTTGGAACGCTTACTTGAGGAATTGCAATTCACTTAA
- a CDS encoding PACE efflux transporter: MGRLERLFHAITFEVIAVSLSIIGLAIFTDHNISHLSGTMIVIATIAMIWNVIFNWIFDKFVQGQKEKRSLKIRIVHVLLFEAGLLFATVPVMAYILNVSILEALAMDIGVTIFITVYAFVFNLAYDHIRAYIVARRSLAMA, from the coding sequence ATGGGGCGATTAGAGCGTCTATTTCACGCGATTACATTTGAGGTAATCGCGGTATCACTGTCCATCATAGGTTTGGCCATTTTTACCGATCACAACATTAGTCACTTATCAGGAACCATGATAGTAATTGCAACTATTGCGATGATATGGAACGTCATTTTTAACTGGATATTTGATAAATTCGTGCAGGGGCAAAAAGAGAAACGGTCACTGAAAATACGCATTGTGCACGTATTATTATTTGAGGCGGGTTTGTTGTTTGCCACGGTTCCTGTCATGGCTTACATACTTAATGTCAGTATTTTAGAAGCATTAGCAATGGATATTGGCGTCACTATCTTTATCACCGTCTACGCATTTGTCTTCAACCTTGCTTACGATCATATTCGTGCTTATATCGTTGCCAGACGCTCGCTTGCAATGGCTTAG
- a CDS encoding 2OG-Fe dioxygenase family protein: protein MNATLERTLQLTQLSGKAVNDLSSSFHDLPKTKHADGQYRLRRYSIVKVRDTGIVHLAAREFVQSDDINTFQGNVSRSFEVIEDDVINSQGMFEMCRVFRDANHLSAEHEIEIHQMRIATSEDETQVAPEGVHQDGFQHIAVIGIDRHNIEGGDFLVYREKNAQPFLSMALQQGEVAILADNQLWHNARPIKAVKKDHQGYMDVFVLTAKGAVV, encoded by the coding sequence ATGAACGCGACATTGGAACGTACACTTCAACTGACTCAACTCAGTGGTAAAGCCGTAAATGATCTTTCATCGTCATTTCACGATTTGCCGAAGACCAAGCATGCCGATGGGCAATACCGTCTTCGTCGCTACTCTATAGTGAAAGTGCGTGATACAGGCATTGTTCACCTAGCTGCACGTGAGTTTGTTCAGTCTGATGACATTAATACGTTTCAAGGTAATGTCAGCCGATCGTTTGAAGTGATAGAAGATGATGTCATCAACAGCCAAGGCATGTTTGAAATGTGTCGTGTCTTCCGAGATGCCAATCATCTTAGCGCAGAACATGAAATTGAAATTCACCAAATGCGCATCGCGACGAGTGAAGATGAAACACAGGTTGCTCCTGAAGGGGTTCATCAAGATGGCTTTCAGCATATCGCGGTGATTGGCATCGATCGCCATAATATCGAAGGCGGTGATTTCTTGGTGTACCGTGAAAAAAACGCTCAACCGTTTTTGAGTATGGCATTACAGCAGGGTGAGGTGGCTATCTTGGCTGATAACCAACTATGGCATAACGCGCGCCCAATTAAAGCGGTGAAGAAAGATCACCAAGGTTATATGGATGTGTTTGTGCTTACTGCAAAAGGGGCTGTGGTATGA
- a CDS encoding cysteine desulfurase-like protein: MSFSPEAVRRLFPALTQKVNGKPVYFFDGPGGSQVPQSVLDTMTAYLGRYNSNLGGAFFSSVVTTSLMGDARLSAQALLGAESADNIVFGANMTSLTFQLSRAISRDWKAGDEIIVTALDHYSNVSSWQQAAEDKGVIVHQVRVNPEDCTLDYDHLASLINDKTQLVAVTYASNTTGSLVDVKRVTDAAHSVGAKVYVDAVHYVPHNLVDVQALGCDFLACSAYKFFGPHLGVAYIAPKWLQTITPYKVEPATNEGPGRFETGTQSFEALAGFIAAVHYLAQWGNDETSLRAQLISSFAQYQSHEQALSRYFINKSAAFSNLVLYGIKDVERVQERTPTFAICIEGVAPADVAGHLAKDNMCVWNGHFYALGLIEQLGLLQQGGVIRIGMMHYNTKQEIDILFENLTPFLQNNN, translated from the coding sequence ATGAGTTTTTCTCCAGAAGCGGTACGACGATTGTTTCCAGCGCTTACGCAAAAAGTGAATGGGAAGCCTGTATATTTCTTTGATGGTCCTGGCGGTTCGCAGGTGCCTCAATCTGTGCTGGATACGATGACAGCCTACTTAGGGCGTTATAATTCTAATTTAGGTGGTGCTTTCTTTTCTAGTGTGGTGACAACGTCACTTATGGGCGATGCGCGTTTATCGGCACAAGCGCTACTTGGGGCTGAGTCTGCCGACAATATTGTATTTGGTGCCAATATGACATCACTGACATTTCAATTAAGTCGGGCAATCAGCCGAGATTGGAAAGCAGGTGATGAGATCATCGTAACAGCACTTGATCACTATTCTAACGTGTCGAGTTGGCAGCAAGCTGCAGAAGATAAAGGCGTGATTGTGCATCAGGTACGGGTAAACCCTGAGGACTGTACGCTCGATTACGATCACTTAGCGTCGTTAATCAATGATAAAACCCAGTTAGTTGCGGTAACGTACGCATCAAATACGACGGGGTCTTTGGTCGATGTTAAGCGTGTAACAGACGCTGCCCATAGTGTGGGAGCGAAAGTGTATGTGGATGCTGTGCATTATGTGCCGCACAACTTGGTGGATGTACAAGCGCTAGGGTGCGACTTTTTAGCGTGTTCAGCTTATAAGTTCTTTGGCCCACATTTGGGTGTTGCTTATATTGCGCCTAAGTGGCTTCAAACCATTACACCGTATAAAGTTGAGCCTGCAACGAATGAAGGCCCTGGTCGTTTTGAAACGGGAACGCAAAGCTTTGAAGCATTGGCGGGTTTTATCGCAGCAGTGCATTATTTAGCGCAATGGGGTAATGACGAGACGTCACTGCGAGCGCAGTTAATATCGAGCTTCGCGCAATATCAAAGCCACGAGCAAGCACTAAGCCGTTACTTTATTAATAAGTCGGCAGCGTTCAGTAATCTTGTGTTATATGGCATCAAAGATGTTGAACGCGTACAAGAACGCACACCCACTTTTGCGATATGTATCGAGGGTGTAGCCCCTGCGGATGTTGCTGGGCATTTAGCAAAGGATAATATGTGCGTGTGGAACGGACACTTTTATGCCCTTGGTTTAATTGAGCAGCTAGGTTTACTTCAACAGGGTGGCGTGATCCGTATTGGCATGATGCATTACAATACGAAACAAGAAATAGATATATTATTTGAAAATCTTACACCATTTTTGCAAAACAATAATTAG
- the sstT gene encoding serine/threonine transporter SstT, protein MNQTQPFLARVANGSLVIQIIIGIVAGILLATISPDSAAKASFLGNLFVSALKAVAPILVFILVASSIANQKKGAHTNMKPIIVLYLLGTFMAAVTAVAMSFLFPTTLTLVADSTNATPPEGIAEVINTLLFKVVDNPINALMTGNFIGILAWAIALGFALHKASDATKQVFQDMSDGVTLIVRFVIRLAPIGIFGLVANTFAATGFSALASYAHLLGVLLGSMAIIAFVVNPVIVFVKTKQNPYPLVLRCVRESGITAFFTRSSAANIPVNMQLCKDLDLHEDTYSVSIPLGATINMGGAAITITVLTLAAVHTLGVEVDIATALLLSLVAAVSACGASGVAGGSLLLIPLASSLFGIPNEIAMQVVAVGFIIGVIQDSAETALNSSTDVIFTAAACRAAEAKEASAQTVS, encoded by the coding sequence ATGAACCAAACACAACCTTTTCTCGCCCGAGTCGCCAACGGTAGTCTAGTTATTCAGATCATCATTGGTATTGTTGCCGGTATTCTACTCGCAACTATCAGCCCAGATTCAGCCGCTAAAGCCAGTTTCTTAGGTAATCTTTTTGTTAGCGCTTTGAAAGCTGTCGCGCCCATTCTTGTCTTTATTCTGGTTGCATCATCAATTGCCAATCAGAAAAAAGGTGCACACACCAATATGAAGCCGATTATCGTGCTGTATTTATTGGGCACCTTTATGGCTGCTGTAACCGCTGTCGCAATGAGCTTCCTTTTCCCAACCACTTTGACGCTTGTCGCCGATAGTACTAATGCAACACCGCCAGAAGGCATTGCAGAAGTTATTAACACCTTACTTTTTAAGGTCGTTGATAATCCAATCAATGCACTAATGACAGGTAACTTCATTGGTATTCTGGCTTGGGCTATTGCATTGGGCTTTGCACTTCACAAAGCAAGTGATGCAACGAAGCAAGTCTTCCAAGACATGTCTGACGGCGTAACCTTGATCGTACGTTTCGTTATCCGTCTAGCCCCTATTGGTATTTTTGGTCTAGTCGCTAACACGTTCGCAGCAACAGGTTTTTCAGCATTGGCGAGCTACGCGCATCTTCTTGGCGTGCTACTTGGTTCAATGGCAATCATTGCGTTTGTTGTGAACCCAGTTATTGTGTTTGTAAAAACCAAGCAAAACCCTTACCCGCTTGTACTTCGCTGTGTACGTGAAAGTGGTATTACGGCCTTCTTTACCCGTAGTTCTGCTGCGAATATTCCTGTGAACATGCAATTGTGTAAAGACTTAGACTTGCATGAAGATACGTACTCAGTGTCTATTCCGCTAGGTGCAACCATCAATATGGGTGGTGCTGCAATTACTATCACCGTACTTACCCTTGCCGCAGTTCATACTCTGGGCGTAGAGGTGGATATTGCAACAGCGCTATTACTTAGCCTTGTTGCCGCAGTGTCTGCTTGTGGTGCCTCTGGTGTTGCAGGTGGTTCACTACTATTGATCCCACTGGCCTCTAGCCTATTTGGTATTCCAAATGAAATTGCGATGCAGGTTGTAGCGGTTGGTTTCATCATTGGTGTTATTCAAGATTCAGCGGAAACAGCACTAAACAGCTCAACAGACGTTATCTTCACTGCCGCGGCATGCCGTGCAGCAGAAGCAAAAGAAGCTTCGGCACAGACCGTTTCATAA
- a CDS encoding BatD family protein, whose product MKNRIQSQHQVASFSWILSRLRHVMAWLALSACALIPVMAQAAQVEATVSKNIVAVNEVFQLTIAIDSNVNPNSLDLSALGENFTYGRPSVSSNNAYSNGTLSSSTQWRIAVAAKAVGTATIPSFRIGATTSEPISIKVLKSANVATSSEPNIKLSSSLDKQTLYVGESARLTVRILIAEQLDQAALVAPEAKGIDIVQQGEDKQAERLLNGRRYIEITRQYQLTPFESGDIVLKGAQFKTSVVKGSRGFGSTLSVPFDKKTDDITLTVKPKPSNFQGLWLPTADLQLDQTWNPSSTTARVGDPITRTLTLRIKDVAQSSMPNLNIDYPSSVRVYSEKPVYGQQNGYTSMMIKQVIIPREVGELRLPPLTINWWNTSSNQQQTTHVDGLTLAVKEGDLSNNVQLPILNEPASQPTANTANAVEVQMVKDAGFWPWLTAIVTSLWLLTTGFWLKERHKKRPQLSSQQQAQQAPHSAPSTNGQVLSYLLAAVQANQPIQVQSYYQQWQHCDYQADYIERVAAEVNTMMEAHYSARSHTWDNQALLALLGQANKHLLQSVAHEALAPLTPSQSKKNPSSAKGQ is encoded by the coding sequence GCGCTTTAATCCCTGTTATGGCTCAGGCCGCACAAGTTGAAGCGACGGTGTCGAAAAACATTGTCGCTGTGAATGAAGTATTCCAACTTACGATTGCTATCGACAGTAACGTTAACCCAAATTCATTGGATCTATCCGCATTAGGAGAGAACTTCACGTATGGACGACCGAGTGTAAGCAGTAACAATGCATACAGTAACGGTACGCTCTCAAGCAGCACTCAGTGGCGTATTGCCGTAGCAGCTAAAGCTGTTGGCACAGCGACGATTCCAAGCTTTCGTATTGGCGCAACAACTAGCGAGCCGATCTCGATTAAGGTACTCAAGTCAGCAAATGTAGCCACCAGTTCCGAACCTAATATTAAACTGAGCAGTTCACTCGACAAACAAACCTTATATGTCGGTGAAAGCGCGCGACTTACGGTGAGAATATTAATTGCCGAGCAACTGGATCAAGCTGCACTAGTGGCACCTGAAGCAAAAGGCATTGATATTGTTCAACAAGGTGAAGACAAACAAGCTGAGCGTCTTTTGAATGGTCGCCGTTATATTGAAATTACCCGTCAGTATCAACTTACCCCTTTCGAGAGCGGAGACATCGTTCTAAAAGGTGCACAATTTAAAACCAGCGTGGTGAAAGGGAGTCGCGGCTTTGGCTCAACACTTAGCGTACCGTTCGACAAGAAAACAGATGATATAACGCTAACCGTTAAACCCAAACCAAGTAACTTCCAAGGGTTATGGTTACCAACGGCCGATCTACAACTGGATCAAACATGGAACCCCAGTTCTACCACTGCTCGCGTTGGCGATCCGATCACACGTACATTAACGTTAAGAATCAAGGATGTTGCTCAAAGTAGCATGCCAAACCTGAATATTGATTACCCAAGTTCTGTTCGTGTTTACAGCGAAAAGCCCGTGTATGGCCAACAGAATGGCTATACCAGTATGATGATTAAGCAAGTCATTATCCCTCGTGAAGTTGGTGAACTTCGCTTACCACCTCTTACGATTAACTGGTGGAATACCAGCAGTAATCAGCAACAAACAACTCACGTTGACGGCTTAACATTAGCTGTAAAAGAAGGTGACCTCAGCAATAATGTTCAACTGCCGATCTTAAATGAACCCGCCTCCCAACCTACAGCAAATACGGCAAACGCCGTTGAAGTACAGATGGTGAAAGATGCTGGTTTTTGGCCGTGGTTAACCGCAATTGTCACCTCGCTATGGTTGCTAACGACCGGTTTTTGGTTAAAAGAACGTCACAAAAAACGTCCACAGCTATCATCACAACAGCAAGCGCAACAAGCACCGCATTCGGCACCATCAACTAACGGTCAAGTGCTATCGTATCTACTGGCTGCCGTTCAAGCCAATCAGCCGATACAGGTACAATCTTACTATCAACAGTGGCAACACTGTGACTATCAAGCGGATTATATCGAACGTGTCGCGGCCGAGGTGAATACGATGATGGAAGCCCACTACAGTGCACGTTCGCACACTTGGGATAATCAGGCATTGCTCGCTTTATTAGGCCAAGCAAATAAACATTTACTTCAATCTGTCGCTCACGAGGCCTTAGCTCCTCTTACGCCTTCACAAAGTAAGAAGAATCCATCTTCAGCTAAAGGGCAGTAA